Proteins from a genomic interval of Lolium perenne isolate Kyuss_39 chromosome 1, Kyuss_2.0, whole genome shotgun sequence:
- the LOC127337071 gene encoding ethylene-responsive transcription factor 6-like translates to MRAHPTARNIQPRVALPPIHLAPRDAPPSLHLARAPLRLHAAIIPPRRHSSSGYRGVRTRPNGTFYTEIRSGEERIELGTFETVHETACAYDAVAWRLGRSRRSMNFDETRQQEEALAPPPAVTCEVRQRHRELEQRLVVAERDEHMRLEWAQRFPEDVAVEVAFCAEKEEAKVAQKAVKKRDREPATL, encoded by the exons ATGCGCGCGCACCCAACCGCCAGGAACATTCAGCCGCGCGTCGCTTTGCCACCGATCCACCTCGCTCCGCGCGACGCTCCGCCTTCTCTCCACCTCGCTCGCGCGCCGCTCCGCCTCCACGCCGCCATCATTCCTCCCCGCCGCCACTCGAGCTCCGGCTACCGCGGTGTCCGCACGCGTCCGAACGGGACGTTCTACACCGAGATCCGTAGCGGCGAGGAGCGCATCGAGCTCGGGACGTTCGAGACGGTGCACGAGACGGCGTGCGCATACGACGCGGTCGCCTGGCGCCTCGGCCGCTCTCGACGGTCCATGAACTTCGACGAGACGCGACAGCAGGAGGAAGccctcgcgccgccgccagccGTCACGTGCGAGGTGAGGCAGCGCCATCGCGAGCTCGAGCAGCGCCTCGTcgtcgccgagcgggacgagcacATGCGCCTCGAGTGGGCGCAGCGCTTCCCAGAGGACGTGGCCGTGGAGGTCGCCTTCTGCGCCGAGAAGGAAGAGGCGAAGGTGGCGCAGAAGGCGGTGAAGAAGCGTGACCGAGAG CCTGCGACCCTCTGA